In Mytilus edulis chromosome 13, xbMytEdul2.2, whole genome shotgun sequence, a single window of DNA contains:
- the LOC139501783 gene encoding rootletin-like isoform X15 produces MSYFLHRHGSPPVRDNTVAKTNPKSGDRRILGPHLTELAQSLGCYELRLEDSVLKEVDDYTIRGEDSNPSKIPARIREIITKNLSPDDIDIPSNRMSTPNTGQLTEENRILAAELNRVEDLLAASRAERDELGIKYNALSDKLEQNLKGEGDYGETPSKNLVQQNIELRRKLEEEHQSYKRKLQAYQDGQQRQAQLVQKLQAKLLQYKKKCTDYESKIHSQSISQLQSQQDSYHKGLDSESRLRQEAENNMDHESALIKLEEEQQRSASLAHVNSMLREQLDQATAANQSLTNDIHKLTNDWQRAREELEGKEAEWREEEQSFNEYFSNEHGRLLSLWREVVAFRRSFGELKTATERDMSHLRSDVTKASRSMHSACLNLSANQRSSDTQLSVLLDREKQERMSLENQLRDKNREIGELQSRYDTHSAELNSKVNELTMLNEKLKIQAEEHNKTISNLQRNINNLETRLGEQRSYDLPETESSRQYREETDVIHEALRNIAEAVINDADELDAEGGRRSVSPSRNRSMSPTARARSPILRNRSKSPMARSRSPAFADATFSAVQAALNKRQLQVSELRAKLIASKDHNGQMRKNLDDVENERRRLEMQIINLKEDLDLSKRDKDDTSRERDRLRNSLNLTGNEKSQLEKVRYEMNEQVEGLQMENEKLQAANTELQRQRDNIEEDKEDVTKDKERQLKENDRCHRVIDQLEHKVSSIKEELVGTKEALNRALLDKEVLEQQKAEVSDALTKSEVQKSDLELEINRAKTEEAGLRDALHKMQQLNEGLGQDKIELNKMIIMLENEKASLQGEKSMLEQERCGIREELVRVEQEKMDLDTEKMGLNQTLELSEMTRQQLEEEITAIHREKGETTEQLNCVARHKQALAEELVSVRKEMERVNTNLKRIAIEKERLTQEKGELIVQVTDTERENRHQSEVISTLKADKDALESALYEVQEQARQLEVRKEQLEGENQELIIRKENLQSEINRLCKEKDADNEKFDFQREDLNRRLAQLERDMQMAITQEKQAHEDDVDRLSRERDNQRAEFESQREEMITQYNMEKEESNNKFDRMREELMEELAALQRDRDNSLMMAENDKQQTMSLLEQEKSTLGEKNNNLTMDLANANVEYERLKRDYYAKQEQDRTTINGLGSELKNFRSQFDETCMNHEKECKDLTNNIRELERQREGALREVAELKTQLKLVEENRDNIRRDLIEANRKIREGEETRDLMRKDIVELKRNINDEVREKDTISKTADELRNTVKRNEADKIELNRALQDNKQRCAVLDEQKANVQKEAGDLRASLREVEKARLEARRELQELRRQVKQLDGERNKLGKEVGDLQNRVARDEEKEEESRRTSFDLKQKVVETEASREALRKELANTQRKMGEVIEESRMKEKDYQMALEDSRRIERKMEDQRRNLEIQLENTGAENEELKLRLSGAEGRVNALEATLARLEGAKRDIEFKLSSIVSSLRRTIGFRQEMPRARSPVRSRSTSPRRSRPNSPAKGFENTYATTTEGRGSPIPRTGSPDRAGSPIRVSSRGVSPSRFEMAAVDVDPEAVRMALRDFVQQLANAERERDDALANTKSMGIQLQELEDEKGRVERRLEQLQKSLGDVEEDKRGIDGRLASAQTALMLQEETIRRNERERKIMQDKMNALERSLTSAETEKRQQLEKISKMKANEGRLDDDKRNLRQGLEDAENRCTKLELARRSLEGDLQRFKLLMNDKETENLVLTDRVETLNKQIQNLDSKAQSLQLTVDRLSLTLAKTEEDGIQQKDKVQSLNMSLSDNNAALNELQERIQQLQRALTSSEHDRRVLQERLDSTRQALNDAKKQNYDLLERVQTLQNDCSESEVRRAEVEGQLRQNHGVLVKRTETEQELNQIVQKLTQDKQNMQDHISNISRNLSTVETQKTEMERTYIRLEKDKSALRKTLDKVEREKLKTEEIANTSLMEKGSLDRSLARLDEDNCDLNKQVQQLQAQLAEAEQQHAQRLIDVTTRHRAETEMETERLRTAQMQAERMLETRERSNRTKIKGLEETVATLKDQLSTEMKKRQLYISRSARTGDEIRDIRSILDSSLSNVTRDQSLDPLIMETETRKLDESLEFRGSYRSQPRRRTSPNRTPMKYSDRLTSTPAMRRTQSPIALRKKLLK; encoded by the exons CTTGAACAGAACTTGAAGGGAGAAGGCGACTACGGTGAAACACCATCTAAAAATCTTGTCCAGCAGAACATCGAGTTACGGAGGAAACTAGAGGAGGAACATCAAAGTTATAAACGTAAACTCCAGGCATACCAAGACGGACAACAGAGACAAGCTCAACTTGTACAGAAACTTCAAGCCAAG CTTTTACAATACAAGAAAAAATGTACTGATTATGAATCAAAGATACACTCACAGTCAATTTCGCAG TTACAATCTCAACAAGACTCCTATCATAAGGGTTTAGACAGTGAAAGTCGCCTCCGTCAGGAAGCAGAAAACAACATGGATCACGAATCAGCTTTGATCAAGTTAGAAGAGGAACAGCAGAG GAGTGCCAGCTTGGCCCATGTAAATTCTATGCTCAGAGAGCAGCTGGATCAAGCAACGGCAGCCAACCAGTCCCTCACTAATGATATCCACAAGCTGACCAACGATTGGCAGAGAGCTAGGGAAGAACTAGAAGGCAAGGAAGCAGAATGGAGAGAGGAGGAACAG TCATTTAATGAATACTTCAGCAATGAGCATGGACGCCTCCTCTCATTGTGGCGGGAAGTTGTAGCTTTCCGTCGCAGTTTCGGTGAGTTGAAGACAGCAACAGAACGTGACATGTCTCATCTTCGTTCTGATGTCACCAAGGCATCAAGGAGCATGCACTCTGCCTGTCTCAACCTGAGTGCCAACCAGAGAAGCTCAGATACACAACTTTCGGTTCTGCTGGATCGGGAAAAACAGGAAAGAATGTCTCTTGAGAACCAACTTAGAGATAAGAACAGGGAGATAGGAGAACTTCAGTCTCGCTATGATACTCATAGTGCTGAACTCAACTCCAA GGTCAATGAGTTGACAATGTTGAATGAGAAATTGAAGATTCAGGCTGAAGAACATAACAAAACCATCAGCAATCTTCAACGTAACATCAACAACTTGGAGACACGTCTTGGTGAACAGCGCAGTTATGATCTTCCCGAAACTGAATCTTCCCGTCAGTACCGTGAAGAAACAGATGTCATTCATGAGGCTCTTAGAAACATTGCTGAAGCTGTTATCAATGACGCTGATGAACTTGATGCTGAAGGAGGAAGACGATCAGTATCACCTTCAAGAAATAGGTCAATGTCACCAACTGCCAGGGCAAGGTCACCAATTCTAAGAAACAGATCCAAATCTCCCATGGCTAGGTCAAGGTCTCCTGCCTTTGCCGATGCTACTTTCTCCGCTGTCCAAGCAGCCTTAAACAAACGTCAACTCCAGGTATCAGAACTGAGAGCTAAGTTGATAGCCAGTAAGGATCATAATGGACAGATGAGAAAGAACCTGGATGATGTGGAAAATGAGAGACGTAGACTGGAAATGCAGATTATCAACCTGAAAGAGGATCTGGACTTATC GAAAAGAGACAAAGATGATACCTCTAGAGAGAGAGACAGGCTCAGGAATTCTCTAAACTTAACAGGAAATGAGAAGTCACAGCTAGAGAAAGTTCGTTATGAAATGAACGAACAAGTAGAAGGGCTTCAGATGGAGAACGAAAAACTCCAGGCTGCCAACACGGAACTACAGAGACAGAGGGACAACATTGAGGAGGACAAAGAGGACGTTACTAAAGACAAGGAGAGGCAACTTAAGGAGAATGATAGATG TCACAGAGTCATTGACCAGTTAGAACACAAAGTCAGCAGTATTAAGGAGGAGCTTGTTGGAACTAAAGAGGCTCTCAACAGGGCACTTTTGGACAAGGAGGTTCTTGAACAACAGAAGGCTGAAGTCA GTGATGCATTAACTAAATCTGAAGTTCAGAAGTCTGACCTTGAACTTGAAATAAACAGAGCCAAGACAGAAGAGGCTGGTCTTAGAGACGCCTTACACAAGATGCAACAACTGAATGAAGGTCTAGGTCAGGACAAGATTGAACTTAACAAGATGATTATTATG CTAGAGAATGAGAAGGCCTCACTACAGGGAGAGAAATCCATGTTAGAACAGGAGAGATGTGGAATCAGAGAAGAATTGGTCCGTGTAGAGCAGGAGAAGATGGATCTTGATACAGAGAAAATGG GACTGAACCAGACATTAGAACTGAGTGAGATGACAAGACAACAATTAGAAGAAGAAATCACTGCTATACATAGAGAAAAAGGAGAAACTACAGAACAACTCAACTGT GTTGCAAGACATAAACAAGCATTGGCTGAAGAATTGGTGTCTGTCAGGAAAGAAATGGAGAGGGTTAATACCAACCTCAAACGTATTGCTATTGAGAAGGAGAGACTCACACAAGAGAAGGGTGAACTGATTGTTCAGGTCACTGACACTGAGAGGGAAAATCGTCACCAGAGTGAAGTTATCTCCACTTTAAAGGCAGATAAGGATGCCCTTGAAAGTGCCCTTTATGAAGTCCAGGAACAAGCTCGCCAATTGGAGGTCCGCAAGGAACAGTTGGAGGGAGAAAACCAAGAGTTGATCATCAGGAAAGAAAACCTACAAT CTGAAATCAACCGTCTTTGTAAGGAGAAGGATGCTGACAATGAGAAGTTTGACTTCCAGAGAGAGGACCTGAACCGTCGTCTGGCTCAACTGGAGCGTGACATGCAGATGGCAATCACACAGGAGAAACAGGCTCATGAAGATGATGTTGATCGTCTCAGCAGAGAAAGA GATAACCAGAGAGCTGAGTTTGAGTCTCAGAGAGAAGAGATGATCACACAGTATAACATGGAGAAAGAAGAGTCTAACAATAAGTTTGATAGAATGAGAGAGGAACTCATGGAGGAACTTGCTGCTTTACAGAGAGACAGGGATAACTCTCTTATGATGGCtgaaaatgacaaacaacag aCAATGTCATTATTGGAACAAGAGAAGAGTACTCTTGGAGAGAAGAATAACAATCTGACCATGGATCTGGCCAATGCTAATGTGGAGTATGAGAGACTAAAACGGGATTACTATGCCAAACAAGAACAAGATAGGACTACCATTAACGGTCTCGGCAGTGAATTGAAGAATTTCCGTAGCCAGTTTGATGAAACTTG CATGAACCATGAAAAGGAATGCAAGGATCTAACAAACAATATTAGAGAGCTGGAAAGACAGAGAGAAGGAGCACTTAGAGAGGTGGCTGAACTCAAAACTCAACTCAAACTTGTCGAGGAGAATCGTGACAATATTCGTAGAGATCTTATCGAGGCTAATCGTAAAATCAGAGAGGGAGAAGAAACTAGAGATCTCATGAGAAAAGACATTGTTGAACTTAAACGCAATATAAACGATGAAGTGAGAGAGAAGGACACCATTAGTAAGACAGCTGACGAACTCAGAAATACAGTGAAGAGGAACGAGGCTGACAAGATTGAACTGAACAGAGCATTACAGGACAATAAACAAAGATGTGCAG TATTGGATGAGCAGAAGGCGAATGTTCAGAAAGAGGCAGGTGACTTAAGAGCCAGTCTACGTGAAGTTGAGAAAGCTCGTCTTGAGGCACGTCGTGAGTTGCAAGAGCTACGTCGTCAAGTGAAACAATTAGACGGAGAGAGGAACAAGCTAGGAAAGGAAGTGGGAGACCTGCAGAACAGGGTGGCTAGGGATGAAGAAAAAGAGGAAGAGTCCAGGAGAACTTCATTCGATCTCAAACAAAAG GTGGTTGAGACAGAAGCCAGCCGTGAAGCCCTCAGAAAGGAACTTGCAAACACCCAGCGTAAGATGGGTGAAGTTATTGAGGAGAGCAGAATGAAAGAGAAAGATTACCAGATGGCACTTGAAGACAGCCGCAGAATTGAAAGGAAAATGGAGGACCAAAGGCGTAACTTGGAAATCCAACTTGAAAATACAGGTGCTGAGAATGAAGAATTGAAATTGAGGTTGAGTGGAGCCGAAGGACGAGTCAATGCCCTTGAAGCAACCCTTGCCAGACTAGAGGGTGCTAAACGTGACATCGAATTCAAACTTAGTAGCATTGTGTCAAGTTTGAGAAGGACCATTGGATTCAGACAAGAAATGCCAAGAGCCCGCAGTCCAGTTAGGTCCCGATCCACCAGCCCAAGGCGGTCCAGACCAAACTCTCCAGCTAAAG GATTTGAGAATACATATGCCACCACTACTGAAGGTAGAGGTAGTCCTATTCCAAGAACTGGGTCACCTGATAGAGCAGGAAGTCCAATCAGAGTGTCATCACGTGGAGTGTCACCTTCCAGATTTGAAATGGCAGCTGTTGATGTAGACCCAGAGGCTGTCAGAATGGCTCTCCGTGACTTTGTACAACAGTTGGCAAATGCTGAGAGAGAAAGG GATGATGCTCTCGCCAACACAAAGAGTATGGGAATACAACTTCAGGAATTAGAAGATGAGAAGGGCAGAGTAGAGAGACGTTTAGAACAATTACAGAAATCTCTTGGAGATGTAGAGGAAG ACAAACGTGGTATTGATGGACGTCTTGCAAGTGCCCAGACCGCCTTGATGCTCCAAGAGGAGACAATTCGTCGCAATGAAAGGGAACGCAAGATTATGCAAGATAAAATGAATGCTTTAGAGCGCAGCCTGACCTCTGCAGAGACAGAGAAACGCCAACAGTTGGAGAAGATAAGTAAGATGAAGGCTAACGAGGGCAGACTGGATGATGATAAACGTAACTTAAGACAGGGTCTTGAAGATGCTGAGAACAGATGTACTAAACTAGAACTAGCTCGTAGATCTCTAGAGGGTGACTTACAGAGGTTCAAACTGTTGATGAACGATAAAGAAACAGAAAATCTG gTCCTGACAGACAGAGTAGAAACTCTGAACAAACAGATACAAAACCTTGACAGCAAAGCCCAGTCCTTACAGTTAACTGTAGACAGATTGTCTCTTACCTTGGCTAAAACTGAAGAGGATGGTATTCAACAGAAAGACAAG GTACAGTCATTGAACATGTCCTTATCAGACAACAATGCTGCCCTTAATGAGTTACAGGAACGTATCCAACAGTTACAGAGGGCACTCACCAGCAGTGAACATGATCGTAGGGTACTGCAAGAAAGATTAGATTCCACTAG ACAAGCTTTGAATGATGCCAAGAAACAAAATTACGACCTCCTAGAACGTGTACAGACATTACAGAATGACTGTTCTGAAAGTGAAGTCAGAAGGGCAGAGGTTGAAGGTCAACTCCGTCAGAATCATGGT GTGCttgttaagagaacagaaactgaACAAGAACTGAACCAGATTGTACAGAAACTAACCCAGGATAAACAGAACATGCAGGACCATATCTCAAATATATCTCGTAATCTGTCCACTGTTGAGACACAGAAAACAGAGATGGAGAGAACATACATCAGACTGGAGAAAGATAAATCTGCTCTCAGGAAAACTTTAGATAAG GTTGAACGTGAAAAACTGAAGACAGAAGAGATCGCTAACACTTCACTGATGGAAAAGGGATCCTTAGATAGATCATTGGCTCGTCTGGACGAAGATAACTGTGATCTCAATAAACAAGTACAACAGCTCCAGGCACAGTTAGCAGAGGCTGAGCAACAACATGCTCAGAG GTTGATTGATGTAACCACAAGACATAGAGCTGAAACAGAGATGGAGACAGAGAGACTCCGAACTGCTCAGATGCAAGCTGAAAGAATGCTTGAAACAAGAGAGAGATCAAATAGAACTAAAATCAAGGGTCTTGAAGAAACA GTTGCCACATTGAAAGACCAACTGTCAACTGAAATGAAGAAACGTCAGCTTTATATTTCCCGTAGTGCCCGTACCGGTGATGAAATCCGTGATATCCGATCCATACTGGACTCTTCATTATCAAACGTAACAAGGGACCAGTCTCTTGATCCGCTCATCATGGAGACAGAAACCAGGAAACTAGACGAATCCTTGGAATTCCGTGGAAGTTACAGATCACAACCAAGACGAAGAACAAGTCCAAATCGTACACCAATGAAATATTCTGATAGGTTGACATCAACACCTGCAATGCGTCGAACCCAGAGCCCCATAGCACTGCGtaaaaaactattgaaataa